A DNA window from Brassica napus cultivar Da-Ae chromosome C1, Da-Ae, whole genome shotgun sequence contains the following coding sequences:
- the LOC106375562 gene encoding rRNA N6-adenosine-methyltransferase METTL5, which yields MKLKQLEGLLGDLQQFSNPKVELEQYPTGPHIASRMLFTAENSYGDITGKVVADFGCGCGTLSAAASLLDAACVIGFDIDPQSLETASLNADELEVEIDFVQCDITKLELKGQIVDTVVMNPPFGTRKKGADMEFLSAAMKVASQAVYSLHKTSTREHIKRAALRDFNAKSAEVICELRYDLPKLYKFHKRKEVDIAVDLWRFEPRQN from the exons ATGAAGCTGAAGCAATTAGAAGGCTTATTGGGTGATCTTCAACAGTTCTCTAATCCTAAA GTGGAATTGGAGCAGTACCCAACTGGTCCTCACATTGCCTCTCGCATGCTTTTCACT GCAGAGAATTCATATGGAGACATAACTGGTAAAGTTGTTGCGGATTTTGGCTGTGGATGTGGTACTTTAAGTGCTGCTGCTTCTCTTCTAGATGCAGc CTGTGTGATTGGATTCGATATAGATCCTCAATCTCTTGAAACAGCATCACTAAATGCAGATGAACTTGAG GTGGAGATAGATTTCGTTCAGTGTGACATTACAAAGTTAGAGTTAAAAG GCCAGATTGTGGATACTGTCGTGATGAATCCTCCCTTTGGGACACGAAAGAAAGGAGCTGACATGGAGTTTCTCTCCGCGGCAATGAAGGTCGCCTCTCAAGCTGTTTACTCTCTGCATAAGACATCTACCAGAGAA CACATTAAAAGGGCAGCGTTGCGTGATTTTAATGCCAAGAGTGCTGAAGTTATATGTGAG CTCCGGTATGACTTGCCGAAACTCTACAAGTTCCACAAGCGAAAAGAAGTCGATATCGCGGTTGATCTCTGGCGTTTTGAGCCTAGACAGAACTAG
- the LOC106375563 gene encoding zinc finger HIT domain-containing protein 3 isoform X2 encodes MCPRAAPTCEICEKVVSKYKCPSCLVPYCSLVCFKKHKETPCAKPSAAEEKPASPAKEVSVVETKHVVVKTEHKASASSAAKEVPVARPITVEEEKYVVEKTQLEAIASSSEIREALKDEALQKLISTIDSSSNPLQELDEAMGVEAFRVLTEKILSNISKSSDKQRS; translated from the exons ATGTGTCCTCGAGCTGCTCCGACATGCGAAATATGCGAGAAAGTTGTATCCAAGTACAAGTGTCCCTCTTGTCTTGTTCCTTA CTGTTCCTTGGTTTGTTTCAAGAAGCACAAAG AGACTCCATGTGCTAAACCTTCTGCTGCCGAGGAGAAGCCAG CTTCTCCAGCAAAGGAAGTCTCGGTAGTGGAAACAAAACATGTCGTAGTAAAGACAGAGCACAAGGCTAGTG CTTCATCTGCAGCAAAGGAAGTTCCGGTGGCGAGACCAATAACTGTGGAGGAAGAAAAGTATGTTGTAGAGAAGACACAGCTCGAGGCTATCG CTTCTTCTAGTGAAATCAGAGAAGCTCTAAAGGATGAAGCCCTTCAGAAACTCATCTCCACTATCGATAGTTCCTCCAACCCTCTGCAG GAACTGGATGAAGCAATGGGAGTAGAAGCTTTCCGCGTGCTCACAGAAAAG ATTCTATCAAACATTTCCAAGAGTAGTGACAAGCAACGATCCTAG
- the LOC106375563 gene encoding zinc finger HIT domain-containing protein 3 isoform X1 has translation MCPRAAPTCEICEKVVSKYKCPSCLVPYCSLVCFKKHKETPCAKPSAAEEKPAASPAKEVSVVETKHVVVKTEHKASASSAAKEVPVARPITVEEEKYVVEKTQLEAIASSSEIREALKDEALQKLISTIDSSSNPLQELDEAMGVEAFRVLTEKILSNISKSSDKQRS, from the exons ATGTGTCCTCGAGCTGCTCCGACATGCGAAATATGCGAGAAAGTTGTATCCAAGTACAAGTGTCCCTCTTGTCTTGTTCCTTA CTGTTCCTTGGTTTGTTTCAAGAAGCACAAAG AGACTCCATGTGCTAAACCTTCTGCTGCCGAGGAGAAGCCAG CAGCTTCTCCAGCAAAGGAAGTCTCGGTAGTGGAAACAAAACATGTCGTAGTAAAGACAGAGCACAAGGCTAGTG CTTCATCTGCAGCAAAGGAAGTTCCGGTGGCGAGACCAATAACTGTGGAGGAAGAAAAGTATGTTGTAGAGAAGACACAGCTCGAGGCTATCG CTTCTTCTAGTGAAATCAGAGAAGCTCTAAAGGATGAAGCCCTTCAGAAACTCATCTCCACTATCGATAGTTCCTCCAACCCTCTGCAG GAACTGGATGAAGCAATGGGAGTAGAAGCTTTCCGCGTGCTCACAGAAAAG ATTCTATCAAACATTTCCAAGAGTAGTGACAAGCAACGATCCTAG
- the LOC106372902 gene encoding transcription factor bHLH119-like isoform X2 — translation MGEDDIVELLWKSGHVVESSHTQRRSVPPPILRGSGSGGGGEESAPLPLPPPLHSQPSDQNIFIRGEEMASWLNHHPRPGEDELNYHLFYSGLVSTPFTHPQGSVSLTPQPLPPPPPASVIMFTPTAAERPMGQVIAGRRAESFFNLSRVRGNVHTGGRVEAAAAQWVKDSTQVGSSATPTYSAPESCLTPATFTGGVAQTFAVPSLSRKVVETVCEIAGPSSSRVSKTETEPFQMQPATADERKRKEREEAVDDTEETGEEARGSTSRKRSRAAEMHNISERRRREKINEKMKALQELIPRCNKTDKASTLEDAIEYVKSLQLQIQMMSTGGGCMMTMMYAPNMQRFIAPSAMGMDRPPFIPFPGMALPRQAHMEGLGPPYPPPRYPFPNVQAFDPNQSQFPGYMNPYSQFVGLQQMQQPPPPTQLQNQSLVSFSQASSSKEPEDQDNKPIG, via the exons AT GGGTGAAGATGATATCGTGGAGCTCTTATGGAAGAGCGGCCATGTTGTTGAAAGCAGCCACACACAGAGACGTTCCGTTCCTCCTCCCATTCTCCGAGGCAGCGGAAGTGGCGGAGGTGGAGAAGAAAGTGCTCCCCTTCCGCTTCCTCCGCCTCTCCACAGTCAACCGTCTGATCAGAATATTTTCATCCGCGGAGAAGAAATGGCGTCTTGGCTTAACCATCATCCTCGTCCAGGCGAAGATGAGTTAAACTATCATCTTTTCTACTCCGGCCTCGTCTCAACCCCATTTACTCACCCCCAGGGCTCCGTCTCTCTCACACCTCAACCACTACCACCGCCACCGCCAGCTAGTGTTATTATGTTCACTCCGACGGCAGCGGAGAGACCGATGGGTCAGGTCATCGCCGGGAGAAGGGCGGAGAGCTTCTTCAACTTGTCGAGGGTAAGAGGGAACGTACATACAGGCGGTCGAGTCGAAGCAGCCGCTGCACAGTGGGTTAAAGATTCAACGCAGGTGGGATCAAGCGCGACTCCGACTTATTCTGCACCCGAGTCCTGTCTGACACCAGCGACGTTCACTGGCGGAGTGGCGCAGACTTTTGCAGTCCCCAGTCTTAGTCGGAAGGTGGTTGAGACGGTTTGCGAGATCGCCGGACCGTCTTCTTCGAGGGTCTCAAAGACGGAAACAGAGCCGTTTCAGATGCAACCAGCGACTGCGGATGAGAGGAAgcgaaaagagagagaagaagccGTTGACGATACCGAG GAAACTGGCGAAGAAGCTCGTGGTTCAACTTCTAGGAAGAGGTCACGCGCTGCGGAAATGCATAACATCTCCGAAAGG AGACGGAGAGAAAAGATCAACGAGAAGATGAAAGCTCTCCAAGAACTCATTCCTCGCTGCAACAAG ACTGATAAAGCTTCAACGCTGGAAGATGCTATCGAGTACGTCAAGTCGCTACAGCTGCAAATACAG ATGATGTCTACAGGAGGCGGCTGTATGATGACTATGATGTATGCTCCAAATATGCAACGTTTCATTGCCCCCTCGGCAATGGGCATGGACCGGCCTCCATTTATACCTTTCCCTGGCATGGCTTTACCTAGGCAGGCTCATATGGAAGGTCTAGGTCCACCGTATCCACCACCAAGATATCCTTTTCCAAACGTTCAAGCCTTTGACCCGAACCAGTCTCAGTTTCCGGGTTACATGAATCCTTATAGCCAGTTTGTAGGTCTCCAACAAATGCAACAACCTCCTCCTCCTACTCAGTTGCAG aatcaATCACTGGTGAGTTTCAGCCAGGCGAGTAGTAGCAAGGAACCTGAAGATCAGGATAACAAACCAATAG gttaa
- the LOC106372902 gene encoding transcription factor bHLH119-like isoform X1 has protein sequence MGEDDIVELLWKSGHVVESSHTQRRSVPPPILRGSGSGGGGEESAPLPLPPPLHSQPSDQNIFIRGEEMASWLNHHPRPGEDELNYHLFYSGLVSTPFTHPQGSVSLTPQPLPPPPPASVIMFTPTAAERPMGQVIAGRRAESFFNLSRVRGNVHTGGRVEAAAAQWVKDSTQVGSSATPTYSAPESCLTPATFTGGVAQTFAVPSLSRKVVETVCEIAGPSSSRVSKTETEPFQMQPATADERKRKEREEAVDDTEETGEEARGSTSRKRSRAAEMHNISERRRREKINEKMKALQELIPRCNKTDKASTLEDAIEYVKSLQLQIQMMSTGGGCMMTMMYAPNMQRFIAPSAMGMDRPPFIPFPGMALPRQAHMEGLGPPYPPPRYPFPNVQAFDPNQSQFPGYMNPYSQFVGLQQMQQPPPPTQLQNQSLVSFSQASSSKEPEDQDNKPIGKRGRARGVSCEMS, from the exons AT GGGTGAAGATGATATCGTGGAGCTCTTATGGAAGAGCGGCCATGTTGTTGAAAGCAGCCACACACAGAGACGTTCCGTTCCTCCTCCCATTCTCCGAGGCAGCGGAAGTGGCGGAGGTGGAGAAGAAAGTGCTCCCCTTCCGCTTCCTCCGCCTCTCCACAGTCAACCGTCTGATCAGAATATTTTCATCCGCGGAGAAGAAATGGCGTCTTGGCTTAACCATCATCCTCGTCCAGGCGAAGATGAGTTAAACTATCATCTTTTCTACTCCGGCCTCGTCTCAACCCCATTTACTCACCCCCAGGGCTCCGTCTCTCTCACACCTCAACCACTACCACCGCCACCGCCAGCTAGTGTTATTATGTTCACTCCGACGGCAGCGGAGAGACCGATGGGTCAGGTCATCGCCGGGAGAAGGGCGGAGAGCTTCTTCAACTTGTCGAGGGTAAGAGGGAACGTACATACAGGCGGTCGAGTCGAAGCAGCCGCTGCACAGTGGGTTAAAGATTCAACGCAGGTGGGATCAAGCGCGACTCCGACTTATTCTGCACCCGAGTCCTGTCTGACACCAGCGACGTTCACTGGCGGAGTGGCGCAGACTTTTGCAGTCCCCAGTCTTAGTCGGAAGGTGGTTGAGACGGTTTGCGAGATCGCCGGACCGTCTTCTTCGAGGGTCTCAAAGACGGAAACAGAGCCGTTTCAGATGCAACCAGCGACTGCGGATGAGAGGAAgcgaaaagagagagaagaagccGTTGACGATACCGAG GAAACTGGCGAAGAAGCTCGTGGTTCAACTTCTAGGAAGAGGTCACGCGCTGCGGAAATGCATAACATCTCCGAAAGG AGACGGAGAGAAAAGATCAACGAGAAGATGAAAGCTCTCCAAGAACTCATTCCTCGCTGCAACAAG ACTGATAAAGCTTCAACGCTGGAAGATGCTATCGAGTACGTCAAGTCGCTACAGCTGCAAATACAG ATGATGTCTACAGGAGGCGGCTGTATGATGACTATGATGTATGCTCCAAATATGCAACGTTTCATTGCCCCCTCGGCAATGGGCATGGACCGGCCTCCATTTATACCTTTCCCTGGCATGGCTTTACCTAGGCAGGCTCATATGGAAGGTCTAGGTCCACCGTATCCACCACCAAGATATCCTTTTCCAAACGTTCAAGCCTTTGACCCGAACCAGTCTCAGTTTCCGGGTTACATGAATCCTTATAGCCAGTTTGTAGGTCTCCAACAAATGCAACAACCTCCTCCTCCTACTCAGTTGCAG aatcaATCACTGGTGAGTTTCAGCCAGGCGAGTAGTAGCAAGGAACCTGAAGATCAGGATAACAAACCAATAGGTAAGCGGGGAAGGGCCAGAGGCGTTTCTTGCGAGATGAGTTAA
- the LOC106372904 gene encoding transcription factor bHLH119-like, with product MGEDDIVELLWKSGHLVRSSQAQRPSVPPPPPVLRGSGSGGGSAEESAPLHLLLPPPLHSQPSDQSLFIREDEMASWLHHHPLGEEDEFLRSQLFYSGLVATPFTQPQGSVSLAPPPASAIYTPTAAERPMGQVIAERRAENFSRLRGNIQTSGGVEVAAAPWVPVVVRDLTQVGSSATPSSSAPESCLTPATVTSGVAQTFAVPRAVETVCAIAGPSSSVVSSKTETETFQIQPATETEAADERKRKEREEPAEETGGSTSRKRSRAAETHNISERRRREKINEKMKALQELIPRCNKTDKASMLEDAIEYVKSLQMQIQMMSMGGGGMMYNPNMQRFMPPSAMGMNRPPFIPLPGTAFPTPAHMPGPGPLYPAPRYPFPNIQAFDPSRVNLPSQQPDPVPNQSQFPGYLNPYSHFVGLQSMHQPPPPLQNQTTSQMSFSQASSSKEPEDQDNKPTG from the exons at GGGTGAAGATGATATCGTGGAGCTCTTATGGAAGAGCGGTCATCTTGTTCGAAGCAGCCAAGCACAGAGACCCTctgttcctcctcctcctcctgtttTACGAGGCAGCGGAAGTGGCGGCGGCAGTGCAGAAGAAAGTGCTCCACTTCATCTTCTGCTTCCGCCACCTCTCCACAGTCAACCGTCTGATCAGAGTCTTTTCATACGCGAAGACGAAATGGCGTCTTGGCTTCACCATCATCCTCTCGGGGAAGAAGATGAGTTCCTCCGCTCCCAACTTTTCTACTCCGGCCTAGTCGCCACCCCATTTACTCAGCCGCAGGGCTCCGTCTCTCTCGCACCACCACCAGCCAGTGCTATTTACACTCCAACGGCGGCGGAGAGACCGATGGGTCAGGTCATCGCCGAGAGAAGGGCTGAGAACTTCTCGAGGCTAAGAGGGAACATACAGACGAGCGGTGGAGTCGAAGTAGCAGCTGCACCGTGGGTTCCGGTGGTAGTTAGAGATTTGACGCAGGTGGGATCAAGCGCGACACCGTCGTCTTCAGCACCGGAGTCCTGTCTGACACCAGCGACGGTCACTAGCGGAGTCGCGCAGACTTTTGCAGTTCCCAGAGCGGTTGAGACGGTTTGCGCCATCGCCGGACCATCTTCGTCAGTGGTCTCATCAAAGACCGAAACAGAGACGTTTCAGATACAACCAGCCACGGAGACGGAAGCTGCCGACGAGAGGAAGAGAAAGGAGAGAGAAGAACCTGCTGAG GAAACTGGTGGTTCGACATCTAGGAAGAGGTCACGAGCTGCGGAAACGCATAACATCTCCGAAAGG AGAAGGAGAGAAAAGATCAACGAGAAGATGAAAGCTCTCCAAGAACTCATTCCTCGCTGCAACAAG ACTGATAAAGCTTCAATGCTGGAGGATGCTATTGAGTACGTGAAGTCACTACAGATGCAAATACAG ATGATGTCAATGGGAGGCGGCGGTATGATGTATAATCCAAACATGCAACGTTTCATGCCCCCCTCAGCAATGGGCATGAACCGGCCTCCATTTATACCTTTACCTGGCACAGCTTTTCCTACGCCGGCTCATATGCCAGGTCCAGGTCCATTATATCCAGCACCGAGATATCCTTTTCCAAACATTCAAGCATTTGACCCATCCAGAGTCAATTTACCAAGTCAGCAGCCTGACCCAGTGCCAAACCAGTCTCAGTTTCCGGGTTACTTGAATCCTTATAGCCATTTTGTTGGCCTCCAATCAATGCATCAACCTCCTCCTCCATTGCAG AATCAAACAACATCACAGATGAGTTTCAGCCAGGCTAGTAGTAGCAAGGAACCTGAAGATCAGGACAACAAACCAACAG GTTAA